One window of Burkholderiales bacterium genomic DNA carries:
- a CDS encoding cupin domain-containing protein, whose translation MKTRLAEVEPYVTKDRSEIRELMHPAVHGNRNVSLAEAMVSPGARTELHRHGATEEIYHFTQGRGVMTLGGERFEVNAGDTVCIPPGTAHCVENSGDGPLRILCACAPAYSHEDTELVG comes from the coding sequence ATGAAGACGCGCCTTGCCGAAGTCGAACCCTACGTGACCAAGGACCGCTCCGAGATCCGCGAGCTCATGCACCCGGCGGTGCACGGCAATCGCAACGTGAGCCTCGCCGAGGCCATGGTGTCGCCGGGCGCCCGGACCGAGCTTCACCGGCACGGGGCGACCGAGGAGATCTATCACTTCACGCAAGGGAGGGGAGTGATGACGCTCGGCGGCGAGCGCTTCGAGGTCAACGCCGGCGACACGGTCTGTATTCCGCCGGGCACCGCGCACTGCGTCGAGAACAGCGGCGACGGGCCGCTCAGGATTCTGTGTGCCTGCGCGCCCGCCTACAGCCACGAGGACACCGAGCTGGTCGGGTGA
- a CDS encoding CmcJ/NvfI family oxidoreductase yields the protein MITAEIPYTVETGEKLVNETFGPGNIRRRTQGAWEKRTMSVADGRASELDFEKNGFVLVPAPTRVESFFDEHQLKNVYYREAEQLIKDISGAARVVIFDHTLRSGDESEREEKLVREPVLSAHNDYTEWSGPQRVREILPDEADALLQRRFAIVQVWRAINQPIETNPLALADARSVSMDDLLVSERRYPHRVGQTYRLKHNPAHRWVYFPRMRRDEAIVFKVYDSATDGRARFTPHTSFDDPTTRAGAPARQSIEIRAFAFF from the coding sequence ATGATCACGGCCGAGATTCCTTACACGGTAGAGACGGGCGAGAAGCTCGTCAACGAGACGTTCGGACCGGGCAATATCCGCCGCCGCACCCAGGGTGCCTGGGAGAAGCGCACGATGAGCGTGGCGGACGGGCGCGCGTCGGAGCTCGACTTCGAGAAGAACGGCTTCGTGCTCGTGCCCGCGCCGACGCGGGTCGAGAGCTTCTTCGACGAGCACCAGTTGAAGAACGTCTACTATCGCGAAGCCGAGCAGCTCATCAAGGACATCTCGGGTGCTGCGCGCGTGGTGATCTTCGATCACACGCTGCGCTCGGGCGACGAGTCGGAGCGCGAGGAGAAGCTCGTGCGCGAGCCGGTGCTCTCCGCGCACAACGATTACACCGAGTGGTCGGGTCCGCAGCGCGTGCGCGAGATCCTGCCCGATGAAGCGGACGCCCTGTTGCAGCGGCGCTTCGCGATCGTGCAGGTCTGGCGCGCGATCAACCAGCCGATCGAAACGAATCCGCTCGCGCTCGCCGACGCGCGATCGGTCAGCATGGACGATCTCCTCGTGTCCGAGCGGCGCTACCCGCACCGCGTCGGCCAGACGTATCGCCTCAAGCACAACCCCGCTCATCGCTGGGTCTACTTCCCCCGCATGCGGCGCGACGAAGCGATCGTGTTCAAGGTCTACGACTCGGCGACCGACGGCCGCGCGCGCTTCACGCCGCACACGTCGTTCGACGATCCCACCACGCGCGCCGGAGCGCCGGCGCGGCAGAGCATCGAGATCCGGGCGTTCGCGTTTTTTTGA